A window of Perognathus longimembris pacificus isolate PPM17 chromosome 6, ASM2315922v1, whole genome shotgun sequence contains these coding sequences:
- the Kcnk17 gene encoding potassium channel subfamily K member 17 — protein MCRLRARAAPCCPARGCRVQGTGLLLLAYLAYLVLGTGVFWALEGRAAQDSSRSFQQDKWRLLQNYTCLDGPALDLLIRDIIRAYKAGAPLLSNTTSMGRWEFVGSFFFSVSTITTIGYGNLSPQTMAARLFCVFFALVGIPLNLVVLNRLGRLMQRGVHGCARRLGGSRQDPARARWLAGAGALLAGLLLFLLLPPLLFSRVEGWSYLESFYFAFVTLSTVGFGDYVIGMDPSRRYPLWYKNVVSLWILFGMAWLALIIKLILSLLETPGGACACFHRSPKGAPSAPSRRQGPDGELPGCFPQGPGGVTQRLEPSTQVPLSGMDS, from the exons ATGTGTCGGCTGCGAGCCCGCGCGGCCCCCTGCTGCCCGGCCCGGGGCTGCCGGGTGCAGGGCACTGGGCTACTGCTGCTCGCCTACCTGGCTTACCTGGTGCTGGGCACCGGCGTGTTCTGGGCGCTGGAGGGCCGCGCCGCCCAGGACTCCAGCCGCAGCTTCCAGCAGGACAAGTGGCGTCTCCTACAGAACTACACGTGTCTGGACGGCCCGGCGCTGGACCTGCTGATCCGG GACATCATCCGCGCCTACAAAGCCGGGGCCCCCCTCCTGAGCAACACCACCAGCATGGGGCGCTGGGAGTTCGTgggctctttcttcttctccgtgtccaccatcaccaccatcg GCTACGGGAACCTGAGCCCCCAGACCATGGCCGCCCGCCTCTTCTGCGTCTTCTTCGCGCTGGTGGGGATCCCGCTCAACCTGGTGGTGCTGAACCGGCTGGGGCGCCTCATGCAGCGGGGCGTGCACGGGTGCGCGCGCCGCCTGGGGGGCAGCCGGCag GACCCGGCCCGGGCGCGGTGGCTGGCGGGCGCGGGCGCGCTGCTGGCCGGGCTGCTGCTCTTCCTGCTGCTGCCCCCGCTGCTCTTCTCGCGCGTGGAGGGCTGGAGCTACCTGGAGAGCTTCTACTTCGCCTTCGTCACCCTCAGCACCGTGGGCTTCGGCGACTACGTGATCG GGATGGACCCCTCCCGCCGGTACCCGCTGTGGTACAAGAACGTGGTGTCCCTGTGGATTCTCTTCGGCATGGCGTGGCTGGCCCTGATCATCAAGCTCATCCTCTCCCTGCTGGAGACCCCCGGCGGCGCGTGCGCCTGCTTCCACCGCAGCCCCAAGGGGGCCCCCAGCGCCCCAAGCCGGAGGCAGGGCCCGGACGGGGAGCTGCCAGGCTGCTTCCCCCAGGGGCCTGGGGGAGTCACACAGCGTCTGGAACCGTCCACTCAGGTCCCCCTCAGTGGCATGGACAGCTGA